A genomic region of Caldicellulosiruptor acetigenus contains the following coding sequences:
- a CDS encoding alpha-glucosidase/alpha-galactosidase, with protein sequence MLNTTSEQQKQINIAYIGGGSRGWAWRLMTDLALEKDLGGTVRLYDIDFEAAKTNEVIGNKLSSKPEVVGKWQYVAVGSLDEALYGADFVIISILPGTFEEMYSDVHAPEKYGIYQSVGDTTGPGGLIRGLRTVPMYVEFAEAIKRNCPDAWVINYTNPMAICLKALYEVFPKIKAFGCCHEVFGTQKLLTEVVKEFLGEEREISRREIKVNVLGINHFTWFDKASYKTHDLFPLYKEFVNKYYEEGFEKTKGLWEKDYFASANRVKFDLFKRFGLIAAAGDRHLAEFVPYIYLTDKETVYKWKFNLTPVEWRIKHREELIKLSKEYASDQKEVPLNPSGEEGVMQMKAILGLDTLVTNVNLPNMGQIPNLPIGVIVETNAVFTHDDVRPVYAGKLPSDLASIMTRHISNQELIVKAALEKDLSLAKRAFLNDPAVERLPQNKAEQLFEEMINNTKKYLAYLNL encoded by the coding sequence ATGTTGAATACCACATCAGAACAACAAAAACAAATCAATATAGCATACATTGGTGGGGGTTCACGCGGCTGGGCATGGAGGTTGATGACTGATTTAGCTTTAGAGAAGGACCTGGGTGGTACTGTGAGACTTTACGACATTGACTTTGAAGCTGCCAAGACCAACGAAGTAATAGGCAATAAACTATCAAGCAAACCTGAAGTAGTAGGGAAGTGGCAATATGTTGCTGTAGGGAGTTTAGATGAAGCTTTATATGGAGCAGATTTTGTTATCATTTCAATTTTGCCTGGGACTTTTGAAGAGATGTATTCAGATGTCCATGCTCCTGAGAAATATGGTATATACCAATCTGTAGGAGACACAACAGGACCAGGTGGTCTTATTAGAGGACTTAGGACTGTTCCTATGTATGTTGAATTTGCAGAAGCTATAAAGAGAAATTGTCCAGATGCTTGGGTTATCAATTACACAAATCCAATGGCTATATGCTTAAAAGCCCTATATGAGGTATTTCCTAAAATAAAAGCTTTTGGCTGCTGTCATGAAGTTTTTGGTACACAAAAGCTTTTGACAGAGGTTGTAAAAGAATTTTTAGGAGAAGAAAGAGAAATCTCAAGAAGAGAAATCAAGGTGAATGTTCTTGGTATAAATCATTTTACGTGGTTTGACAAAGCATCATACAAAACTCACGATTTATTCCCTCTTTACAAAGAATTCGTGAACAAATACTATGAAGAAGGTTTTGAAAAAACAAAAGGCTTGTGGGAAAAAGATTATTTTGCTTCTGCAAATAGAGTAAAGTTTGACTTATTTAAACGCTTTGGACTTATTGCTGCAGCAGGTGATAGACACTTGGCTGAATTTGTTCCTTACATTTATCTTACAGACAAAGAGACAGTTTATAAATGGAAATTCAACTTAACACCTGTCGAATGGCGAATTAAACACAGAGAAGAATTGATTAAACTTAGCAAAGAATATGCATCTGACCAAAAAGAAGTTCCATTGAATCCTTCTGGAGAAGAAGGAGTCATGCAGATGAAAGCTATTTTAGGTTTGGATACGTTGGTGACAAACGTGAATTTGCCAAATATGGGTCAAATACCAAACCTTCCGATAGGTGTTATAGTTGAGACAAATGCAGTATTCACACATGATGACGTCAGACCAGTTTATGCAGGAAAGCTGCCTTCAGATTTAGCAAGCATAATGACAAGACATATCAGCAATCAAGAGCTTATAGTTAAAGCTGCTTTAGAAAAGGACTTAAGCCTTGCAAAAAGAGCATTCTTAAATGACCCTGCAGTTGAGAGACTACCGCAGAACAAAGCTGAGCAGCTTTTTGAAGAGATGATAAATAACACTAAAAAGTATCTGGCATATTTAAACTTGTAA
- a CDS encoding N-terminal phage integrase SAM-like domain-containing protein encodes MGRRGKGEGSIFKRKDGRWCGFITVGYDEKGNKKKKFFYGRTRQEVADKINQAPNEIKQGILITDNNITLENWLNIWLHQYKKNQINESTFDDYESIIKNHINPLLGKYKLKDLRPENLQMLYNEKHKVGLSTKRIKHIHVILH; translated from the coding sequence ATGGGAAGGCGCGGTAAAGGTGAAGGCAGTATTTTCAAAAGAAAAGATGGAAGATGGTGTGGCTTTATTACTGTTGGCTATGATGAAAAAGGAAATAAAAAAAAGAAATTCTTTTATGGCAGAACAAGACAAGAAGTGGCTGATAAAATAAATCAAGCACCAAATGAAATTAAACAGGGAATTTTAATAACTGACAATAATATTACACTTGAAAATTGGCTTAACATTTGGCTGCATCAGTACAAAAAAAATCAAATTAACGAATCAACTTTTGATGATTATGAAAGCATAATAAAAAATCACATAAATCCTCTACTTGGAAAATATAAACTCAAAGATTTGCGTCCAGAAAATCTGCAAATGCTTTACAATGAAAAACACAAAGTAGGTCTTTCAACAAAAAGAATCAAGCATATTCATGTCATCTTACATTAA